A section of the Corynebacterium auris genome encodes:
- a CDS encoding UDP-N-acetylmuramoyl-L-alanyl-D-glutamate--2,6-diaminopimelate ligase, with protein MKSTPSAVTPTLGQLAAEAGAVVSEDAADLQISSVSLDSGQAAPGGLFAALPGTRVHGATYAAQSAAAAILTDAAGREILAKAGEKRPVLVVEDVRAVLGRVSARVYGQPSKSLTLLGVTGTSGKTTTTYLLEQGLIAAGCEVGLIGTTGTRIRGRDVPTSLTTPEAPTLQALFAQMLSEGVTHVVMEVSSHALSLGRVDGSFFDVAGFTNLSQDHLDFHPTMEDYFEAKARFFDPASPVHAARSVVCVDDAWGERMLDRAGEGLAVGTRGQAVLDCSATLLDVTPAGAQHISLTLAGAAYELTLPLPGAFNVANAALATAMAHAAGVDVGRFVSGLENAAVPGRMERIDAGQDFVAVVDYAHKPAAVAAALETLRGQVAGRVGVVIGAGGDRDASKRPLMGREAAQRADLVIVTDDNPRTEDPAAIRAAVIEGAAAAGANAEIRESKSRAEAIEELIAWARPGDAVIVVGKGHEVGQIVGTTTHPFDDRKEMRRALSLSGYGEHSDSGGADSGGASTREHTHEGSEGRRP; from the coding sequence GTGAAGTCGACCCCAAGTGCCGTAACCCCCACCCTTGGGCAGCTCGCCGCTGAGGCGGGGGCGGTGGTGAGCGAGGACGCTGCCGACCTGCAGATCAGCTCGGTCAGCCTCGACTCCGGCCAGGCCGCCCCGGGCGGGCTGTTCGCAGCGCTTCCGGGCACCCGCGTCCACGGCGCGACCTACGCGGCGCAGTCCGCGGCCGCGGCCATCCTCACAGACGCGGCGGGGCGGGAGATCCTGGCCAAGGCCGGGGAGAAGCGGCCCGTCCTCGTCGTCGAGGACGTTCGCGCCGTGCTCGGGAGGGTATCGGCGCGCGTCTACGGTCAGCCGTCGAAAAGCCTGACCCTGCTCGGAGTGACGGGCACCTCGGGCAAGACCACCACGACCTACCTCCTCGAGCAGGGGCTGATCGCCGCCGGCTGCGAGGTGGGGCTGATTGGCACGACGGGCACCCGCATCCGCGGGCGCGACGTGCCGACGAGTCTGACCACGCCGGAGGCACCCACCCTGCAGGCGTTGTTCGCGCAGATGCTGAGCGAGGGGGTGACGCACGTGGTGATGGAGGTGTCCTCCCACGCGCTGAGCCTCGGGCGCGTGGACGGCAGTTTCTTCGACGTCGCGGGCTTTACCAACCTCAGCCAGGACCACCTTGACTTCCACCCGACGATGGAGGACTACTTCGAGGCGAAGGCGCGCTTTTTCGACCCGGCCTCGCCCGTCCACGCCGCCCGCAGCGTCGTCTGCGTCGACGATGCGTGGGGCGAGCGGATGCTCGACAGGGCAGGCGAGGGTCTCGCCGTGGGCACGCGCGGCCAAGCGGTGCTCGATTGCTCCGCGACGCTTCTCGACGTCACCCCGGCCGGTGCCCAACACATCAGCCTGACCCTGGCGGGCGCCGCTTACGAGCTGACGCTGCCGCTGCCGGGCGCGTTCAACGTGGCCAACGCCGCGCTCGCCACGGCGATGGCGCACGCCGCCGGCGTGGACGTGGGGCGCTTCGTCTCCGGGCTGGAAAACGCCGCGGTGCCGGGGCGCATGGAGCGCATCGACGCGGGCCAGGACTTCGTCGCGGTGGTTGACTACGCGCACAAGCCGGCGGCGGTCGCGGCTGCGCTTGAGACGCTGCGCGGGCAGGTCGCCGGGCGCGTCGGGGTCGTCATTGGAGCCGGCGGCGACCGCGACGCCTCGAAGCGCCCGCTCATGGGCCGGGAGGCCGCGCAGCGGGCCGACCTGGTCATTGTTACCGACGACAACCCGCGTACCGAGGACCCCGCGGCAATCCGCGCGGCTGTTATCGAAGGCGCTGCCGCGGCGGGGGCGAACGCGGAGATCCGGGAGTCTAAATCGCGCGCCGAGGCGATCGAGGAGCTGATCGCCTGGGCGCGCCCAGGAGACGCGGTGATCGTGGTGGGCAAGGGCCACGAGGTCGGGCAGATCGTGGGCACGACAACGCACCCGTTCGACGACAGGAAAGAAATGCGCCGGGCCCTGTCGCTTTCCGGTTACGGTGAACATAGCGATTCCGGTGGCGCTGATTCCGGCGGGGCGAGCACGAGAGAACACACACACGAGGGCAGCGAAGGAAGGCGACCATGA